The following is a genomic window from Bordetella sp. H567.
ATGCCGTTGAAGTCCCGCACGGCCGCCCAGACATCCGCGGCGGGCGCATCGATGACGCTGGATACGAAAACGGTGGTCATGGCTTTTTCTCTCCGGCGGGCGCGGCCAGGCTGCCCGCGCCCGCCATGCGGTTGATATCGGCGCTGTCCAGCCCGATTTCCTTCAGCAACTGATCCACGATGGGCGCCTGCGCCCGGAAGCGCAGCGCCGAATTGACCACCGCGTCGGAAAAGCTTCCGCCGTGGTCGTGCCCACCGGCGCCGCCGGACAGTCCATCCACGTGCATGATCCGTATGCTGTCGATTTTCTCCATGGGCTTGACCGATTCGCGGATGATTCCTTCGACCTTGTCCAGCAGGCGCATGCGCAGGGCCGAGGCGCGCGCTTCCGGCGTCAGGATGTTGGACGACTCGTTCATCATGCGCAGGCCTTCGGCTTCCACCTCATGGCGGATGCGCGCGGCGGCCAGGCGGATGCGCTCCGCGTCGGCCTGGGCTTCGGCTTCGGCCCGCATCGCATAGCCGCGGTCCTCGCTGGCGGCCCGCTGCGCCTCGGCCGCCACGCGCAGCCCCAGCGCCTCGCGCTCGGCCGTCTGCGCCGCGGCCACCAGTTCGATACGCTTGCGCCGTTCGGCCATTTCCAATTCGCGCGCGGTAAAGATTTTCTCTTCCGCCGCGACGGCCAGCGCCCGCGCTGCATCCGCGGCGGCCTGCGCCTCGGACTGGGACTTCGACTGCATGGCCACGGCAATGGAGCGCTGCTGTTCGGCCAGTTCGATCGTCTTGCGCCGCTCGATTTCGGCCGCCTGCAGTTCGCGGTCCTTGTTGATGCGGTTGGATTCGACGATCTGTTCCGCGCGCAGCCTGGCTTCTTCCACGGCTTGTTGCGCGGCGATCTGGGCACGCTGGCCTTCCTTGTCGCGCTCCGCGCGTTCGCGCGTCAGGGTGGCGCGCTGTTCGGCGCGGGCGATCTCCAACTCCCGCTCCTGGGCCAGGCGCGCGGCTTCCGACTCGCGGTCGA
Proteins encoded in this region:
- a CDS encoding flotillin family protein, producing the protein MSGSQFGTFLLIVLAIAIVAAVIVGLLHWLYLRASKERAFVRTGLGGQRVVLDGGALVLPIVHDVIPVNMSTLRLEVARGRDKALITKDRMRVDVIAEFYVRVQASAQAVSDAAQTLGQRTMAPEQLKELLEGKFVDALRTVAAEMTMEELHERRGDYVRRVREAVADNLTKNGLELEAASLTQLDQTPMEFFNPSNAFDAEGLTRLTEQIERRKKQRNDIEQDTLIAIRNKNLEAEKLSLDIDRESEAARLAQERELEIARAEQRATLTRERAERDKEGQRAQIAAQQAVEEARLRAEQIVESNRINKDRELQAAEIERRKTIELAEQQRSIAVAMQSKSQSEAQAAADAARALAVAAEEKIFTARELEMAERRKRIELVAAAQTAEREALGLRVAAEAQRAASEDRGYAMRAEAEAQADAERIRLAAARIRHEVEAEGLRMMNESSNILTPEARASALRMRLLDKVEGIIRESVKPMEKIDSIRIMHVDGLSGGAGGHDHGGSFSDAVVNSALRFRAQAPIVDQLLKEIGLDSADINRMAGAGSLAAPAGEKKP